ATTTCCACCCAGCAGTCTTGACACCAAAATTTAATCCACTCATTCTCTAAATATAACCATAGCTATAAACCATGAGAACTAGGGccaaaagagagagaaaattaaTGAAAGGGTTGTATGGAAAATACAATCAAGGCCATACCAATAGATTTTGAGGCTTGATATCCCGATGGCAGACTCCAATACAACGATGGATATAAGATAATGCCCTAAAGATCTGCAAGATACCAATGAAATCATTACAACCACAACATGGAAGAAGTCGAATAAGGAAGGGCAACTGGCATACCTGGTATGTATAGAGTTTCACATAAATCAGTGGCATCCTTTGGTTCAACTTGTTGTAATGCTTAATCACGCGATGAACTGTTTCAGGGACATACTCAAGTACCAAATTAAGGTAGAGTTCATCCTTTTCAGTGGTTGAAAAGAAACAATGCTTTAAAGCAACAACATTTGGGTGATCAAGAAGGCGCATTGTTTGCAGTTCCCGGTTCTTATACCTCTTGTCTTGAAGAACCTTTTTGATAGCCACAGTTTCACCCGTTTCCAAGCACTTAGCCTACAATCATAAACGATATCAGAACTAAAATCATCATATGCTACTGTGCTGAAAAGGCAAAACTAACACAAGTCATGTCAGCCAGTTGACAAGATACACATTGTTACCTGGAAGACAACTCCAAATGATCCATGTCCTACAACACGCTCTGCCATATAGCTTATAGTCTGAAATATTAAgaaagatataaaattattccaacgtaaaaataaaaaaacatataaaaaatttgggAAACATAATATACAATATACAGTTACAAAGGATATGATAAGACCACACCATATAAAATTTTCACCCTATCATTAATATGTCATAGAGCATTATTGTTGCTAATTAACAATTTGTAAGATACTTGCCAATCACAAGACAAAAACAACACAAACATGTTGGACAATACAACTACTCATGCTAGTCACTGTAAATATATTATAGTCAGCAGGCATAATTCCAAAACGCTGAAGTTTTCTTTCGTTTTTTAGTAGTTCAACTTCATTGGCAAATGTAACTATTCCTAATTCAAAATCACAACTGATTTGGGCGGACATTTgcacacaaataataatataaagctGGTGAGACAGTGCAAGAGTTGAATGATATCAAACCCCCCAAACGATTGATAGCAGCAAACTAGAGGGAAAAGGTATACCTGCTTTGGCTGACCATTTCTACCCCCAATAGTAGTCACAATAATATGTCCAGTCTCAGTTCCATTGCCATCAACAACTGTAGCTTCCATTTCCTAAAAGAGAACCAAGCTGTAAGCAACTGGGtctgaaatttaaaatcaacccacaaaaaaaaaagtttgaagaaTTAATAGAGTGAGCAACATACTCTATCATCCCtaattttcatatcattcatttCCTCTGGCAATCTATCAACACCAGCTGCAGCATGACCACTGGTTTCTCTCAAACCAGAAGTTGGTGCCACACCAACTGAAGCCATCTCCACTAAAACCCTTTCTATGTAACTCTTCAAACACCACTCATTTACCTGCCAGTATGAAAAAATTCCATCATACTCAAAAAAgtttctttattaaaaaaattgaacatttaTTGGAAACAAAATAggcaaaaatgaattaaaagcaataaataaataaataaccatTTTGCAAATTAAAAGATATTTACGGAATATCAAAGATCAAATAATCCCATGAAAGCACAACAAATCCAACGGACAACTCATCGTCGAAATCAAAGGGAAAAAGGAAAACCCTAAACCGAAGATCCTTATAATCGAACGCGAAAAAACTCGATCCaaattaacaaaacaaaattaacgaAGAGTCAGAGACATAcgaaaagcaaaaaaaaaaacaacagtTACATCGgagagaaaattaaaaaaaaaaaagttaaaaaaaaattgttgaaggaaaaaaaaagaaaaaaatgaaggaaGAAAATCTACTGTGTTGTGTTGATAtggaaaatgaaggaaaaacgGCGGTTGAAATTAGGAGGGAGTTAGATCGATATACATACCAACGAAAACCAACCATGTGTTGAGAATGTGCAATGGCTTGTTTGGTTTTGTGTGAGGGACAGTTCTCTGCTTTTTTGTGTGGTGTGCTATAATGCGCTGGTGACAGTCAAGGAAGAAAACCCAttccaatattattttttataaaataaaatatattttgggtaaataaaaaatatatagtacaAAAATATTGTGTGAACGTGAATGAAGTCTGGTTTGGTTCCCTTTACTTTTGACCGTTCAAACTTCAATGTTGAAAACTCACTGTACAATGAAATGAAATGGTAGACTAAACTACTGagtaaacaaatattaattgagCACATGACTAGGAGTGTGTATGGCTTTTGTTTTTGGCGCCTTCACTCATGGCCGCACttcatttcattaataaaacttTTCAATATTTACATCAACAAATATTACAATAGGCGACACCATTAAATAGTGATGTCtagattttattaaatgaaataGTAGTAACTATGGTTACAATAAAGTGACTATGGTTTTACTAATTCTCTAATAAGTAGTTGTCCCCACGGTTATaagtagtaataaaaaaattgtatttctcTTAATAATGGTCCTCAGAGTCGTTAACCTATATAGTTGTAGtaagaaaattgattttttatttatttaaattgatgtaTTAAACTTAGCTGATAACCAAAAAATGCATAgcaattttatttgtatatcgTTAGATAATACCTATTAAGTTTttagatgttagataatatgttgttgagttttttatatttttagattacagataatttatttttttttaatgtttcattatatattttttttgcgATTCTTAAATTCGTAagatatgatattttattggaATTTAATTGTCTTTTGTTCTTTATCTTCTTCGtaattttctatattattaatgtatataAAACTATGTTAAAAccataataaagaaaatataaaacataattatttaaaaaaataacaattgacAATGctttaataaatcaaattaattcataaatgaatctataataatcaataatgtattttttaatataaataactatataatttacaaaaaaaaaacaccaatttaatttataaattatgtcttgataatttttattgttaaataatattttatttgtagttACATTGGAGATTAAAAGTGGTAA
The genomic region above belongs to Cicer arietinum cultivar CDC Frontier isolate Library 1 chromosome 4, Cicar.CDCFrontier_v2.0, whole genome shotgun sequence and contains:
- the LOC101500512 gene encoding putative glycogen synthase kinase-3 isoform X1, with the translated sequence MASVGVAPTSGLRETSGHAAAGVDRLPEEMNDMKIRDDREMEATVVDGNGTETGHIIVTTIGGRNGQPKQTISYMAERVVGHGSFGVVFQAKCLETGETVAIKKVLQDKRYKNRELQTMRLLDHPNVVALKHCFFSTTEKDELYLNLVLEYVPETVHRVIKHYNKLNQRMPLIYVKLYTYQIFRALSYIHRCIGVCHRDIKPQNLLVNPHTHQVKLCDFGSAKVLVKGEPNISYICSRYYRAPELIFGATEYTTAIDVWSVGCVLAELLLGQPLFPGESGVDQLVEIIKVLGTPTREEIKCMNPNYTEFKFPQIKAHPWHKIFHKRMPPEAVDLVSRLLQYSPNLRCQALDALTHPFFDELRDPNARLPTGRFLPPLFNFKPHELKGVPVETLVKLVPEHARKQCPFLGL